The genomic window GCCGATTGGCGCTTTGTTGTTAACCGAAACCACTATACGATGAAAAATCTGACGATCACTGATGTGTTTGATCCGGTTCCAGGTATGGCTCTAGCAAGACCTGATGAAGGTGTAGGTGGTAATTATGAGCTAAAGATTACCTCATCAACAGGAAAAGTTTTAACGTTGGGAACAGACTACGAATTGGTGGTCAATAACTATGATGGTAGTAGTGATTATGGTTTTGATATAAAATTCATCAATGATTATGCAGAGACGACAGAGTCTTTTACCATTGACTATACAACAAAGTTTGATATTAGTGTGATTGATCCACGAGATCCTGCGAAAGATCATTTTCATAATAAAGGAACAGTGAACTGGGTCGATGAGAACAATGATCCACATACCTCATCGGACGAGAAGGATTTTGAGCCAAAGCCGGAGTTCTCCTACAATGCAGGAAAAAGCGGAGCATACAATGCACAAACGAAAACGATCACTTGGACTCTTCATACGAATTTAAGTGAAAATCAACTGCATAATGCAACTCTGACAGATCCAATCACTGGAAATCAGGAGTATGTGCCGAATTCACTAAAAATCTATTATGGTCATACGAATCCTGATGGTACGGTGGTAAAAGAAAGTGACGATTTGGTCAATGATCAGATGGTTACGATTAAACAGCCCAATGAAAATAATAATACTCTATTTTTACAATACCCAAACAATCAAAAAACTTACTATATAGAGTTTCAGACGACGTTGAAAGATAAAGTCGTCAATGAAGCAAAAACCTATGAAAATATAGCGAACTATATCAATAATGATGTCAGTCGAGATGTTATTGGACAGGTTTCGGTGAAAAACGGGGGATCTCACGTTCAAAAAACAGGAGCACAAGATCCAGATGATCCAAATTATGTTTTATGGAATGTGACCATCAACCCAAGCTTATCTACACTTAGTGATGTTGTTGTCACTGATAAACCTTCTAATAATCAAATTGTGGATCAAGAATCGATCAAGTTATATGGAACAACTGTGGCTGTAGATGGTACTGTGACAGTTGATCATACCAATGTATTGACGGAAGGAACTGATTATACAGTAGAGGTGATAACTGACAACGCGACTGGAAATCAACAGTTAGTAGTCAAACTTGTGAATGAAATCAGTACCGCTTATGTAATGGAATACCGCTCGTTGATCAGTTCTTCTGCTACAGGAAGCACGGATAAAGTGAGCAATCAGGTCTCTATTACAGGGACAGGATCTGAACAGGTGGAAGATGATACGAATAATGAAGTGACTGTGGAGATTGACCATAGTAGTGGTAGTGCCTCTGGGACAAAAGGAAAAATTACGCTGCAGAAAACGACAGAAGATCGTGTCGTTATGCCTGGTGTACATTTTGAATTATGGAACTTAGACAAGACACAGCTTCTTCGTGAAGGGGACATTGACGATAGCGGGTTGATCACCTTTGGGAATTTGAAACTTGGAGATTATCTATTAGTGGAAACGAGCACATTGCCTGGTTATACGATTCCGGATGATTTGGTAGCTGGACGTAAAATTACCATTTCACAGGCAACTAGTGAAGAAAGAGCTGTGCCGCTTGGCGTCATTAACGAAACTGCAAAAGTTTATCTGACAAAAACAGCTTCAGATGAGACAGCTTTGGCAGGCGCGGTCTTCAAATTGGAACAGAAGGTCATTGATATCTGGCAACCGGCTACTGGAAACAGTACGTTTACTACAAATGCACAGGGGATACTAGAGATTGAAGAATTGGTTCCGGGCGACTACCGCTTGATTGAAACAAAAGCGCCAGCTGGCTATTTGCTGGATGCGACACCAATTGAATTTACAGTAGCGAAAAATGCAGAAAATCAAATTCCGGAAGTTGATTTGACGATGACCAACTATCAAGGGTCGGCAAAATTAGTGAAAGAATCGGCAGATGGACAACCTTTAGCCAATGCACAATTCAACGTGATCGATTCATCTGGAAAAACAATAAATGCTGATCCGCTAGTTTCTGATGCATCGGGTGTTGTAACGATTAATAATCTGGCACCAGGCGACTATAAGTTTGTGGAAATAAAAGCACCGACCGGTTATATTTTGAATCAGCAAGAATATTCATTTACTATTGCCGATGAGGCGGTAGGGGAACCGGCGCAAGTCGATGTTGGAACTGCGACAAATTATCAAGGGTCAGCTGTTCTTCAGAAGAACGATCGATCTGGTAGTGGTTTGTCTGGGGCACAATTTGATATATATGATGCTACGGATACAAAAATCACAGCAGCACCATTGGTTTCAGATACCGACGGTAAAGTGACGATCGATGAGCTGGCACCGGGCTCTTATTACTTCAAGGAAGTCAAAGCACCGGATGGTTATGTTCTAAATACACAGACCTACGACTTTACTGTTCCGGAAGCAACGACTGGCGAATTGCCAACAATTAATGTCGGTGAAGCAGTAAACTATAAAGGAAATGCGGAATTAACGAAAGTAAATAGTCAAGGGGAGCTTTTGGCAGGCGCAGAGTTTTCTGTATACGATAAAAACAATCAGCTGATAAAGGATAAGCTCACCTCTGATGAACAAGGGCGGGTTCAAATCGCTGATTTGGCTCCTGGTGACTATAAATTTGTAGAAACAAAAGCACCAACTGGATATATTCTGAACCAGCAAGAATACCCTTTTACTGTTAAAGATGAGGCTGATGGACAACCTGAATTGGTTGACGTTGGCAAGGCTGTGAATTATCAAGGGTCAGCTGTTCTTCAAAAGAATGACCGATCTGGTGATGGTTTGGTAGGAGCAGGCTTCGATGTATATGACGCTACTGATAAAAAAATCACAGCGACACCTCTTCTTTCAGATGCTACTGGTAAAGTGACGATCGATAAGCTGGCACCGGGTTCTTATTACTTCAAAGAAGCCAAAGCACCGGATGATTATATTCTAAATACGCAAACCTATGCCTTTACTGTTCCAGAAACAAACAATGGCGAATTGGCGACAATCAATGTCGGTGAGGCAGTGAATTATAAGGGGAGTGCTCAATTAACGAAAAGAAATAGTCAAGGAGAGCTTTTGTCAGGAGCAGAATTTTCTGTATATGATGAAAAGGATCAGTTAATACAAGAAAAAATCATTTCTGATGAGCAAGGGTTGATTCGGATTAGCGAACTTGCGCCAGGCAACTACAAGTTTGTAGAAACCAAGGCACCAACCGGCTACATTTTGAATCAACAAGAATACCCATTTACAATTGTGGGTGAGGCTGCAGGTGAATTAGAGCAAGTGGCTGTCGGTACTGCTATAAATTATCAAGGCTCGGCCGTCCTTCAAAAGAACGATCGATCTGGTAATGGATTATCAGGAGCGCAATTTGATGTATACGACGCTACGGACAAAAAAATCACAACGACACCATTATCATCAGATACTACTGGTAAAGTGACGATCGATAAGCTGGCACCCGGTTCTTATTACTTTAAGGAGGTAAAAGCACCTGAGGGGTACATCTTAAATACACAGACTTACGACTTTATTGTTCCGGAAACAGCTACTGGTGAATTGCCAACAATCAATGTCGGTGAGGCAGTAAACTATAAAGGCAGTGCGGAACTAACCAAAATAAATGGCCAAGGGGAGCTTTTATCAGGCGCGGAATTTTCTGTATACGATGAAAACAATCAGCTGATACAGGATAAACTCGTATCGAATGCACAAGGGCTGGTTCGTATTACTGATTTGGCGCCAGGTAGATATTACTTCAAAGAAACAAAAGCACCAGTAGATGATGAAGGAAAAGACTACGTTATCAATGATTATCCTGTTTTCTTCACGGTTTCAGGAACTGCAGAAGGTGAACCAGAGATATTGGGCTTGGGTAACTTCCAAAACTTCAAAGGAAAAATTTCACTGACTAAAGAAGGTGAAGCTGCTCAAACAATTGCGGGAGCGGAATTCACGATTTATCGAGCAGATGACCAAAATCAAGAAGTAGCTGAACGAGTGGTTACAGTAGACGAAAGTGGAGAAATCGATATTAGTAATTTACGTCCGGGCAGCTACAAAATTGTTGAAACCAAAGCACCAATCGGATATATCATCAATACACAGCCGATTTACTTTGTTATTCAAGAGGATTCAGAAACAGAACCTGTAGTAGATCCTGTGACTGTACCAAACTATCAGATCTCCATTGTTGCTTACAAATTGGATGGGGATTCGAATGAACCTGTCAGAGGACTTGCTGGCGCAGAGTTTGTTGTTCTGAATGGTGATGGAACGCCATTGGATGAAACCCAAAAAATTTATGATGCCAATGGAGAAGAAATCACAGAAAATAATAAATTGACCTCCGACGAAAATGGTCGGGTATATGCATCTGGAACGGCAGCAGGAACGTTCCAATTGGTAGAAACAAAAGCACCTGAAGGCTACATTCTAGATACCACACCGATTTTCTTTACTGTAGAAAACCAAGCCGGGAAGCCAGAAAATATTCAATTGTCTTTAGGTGATATCAATAACTATAAGGGCAAGTTTTCAATTGAAAAAGTCAATGAAGAAGGAAAGCTTCTAAGTGGCGGGGTATTCCATATTGAAAATGAAAATGGTGAGAAACAAACCGTTACTGATTTATTAGGAAATCCTGTGACTGAGCTTTCTGCCAATGACAAAGGCCTGATTGCGGGTGGAGGATTAGCACCAGGCGCCTATACACTTGTAGAAGATGAAGCACCAGAAGGATATATCATCAACACGACGCCTCTTTCCTTTACTATTGCATCGGAAGTTACAGGGGAACTGACGACTGAAAATGGTGGGGTATTTAATGGACAGTTTGTGAACTACACAGGTTCAGCTCAACTAATCAAGGTAGATGACAAGAATCAACCCTTATCGGGGGCTGAATTCACAATGTATGATAGCACGGGTACGGAGATACAAACAGTGGTATCAGATAGCTCTGGTAAAGTGACTGTGACTGACTTAGCACCTGGTAGCTATGAATTAAGGGAAAGCAAAGCGCCGGAAGGCTATCAATTAAGCGACAAATCGGTGTCATTCACTGTTTCAAAAGAGGCATCTGATAAACCGATGCAGCTTGAGCTGGGGAATTATGTGAACAACAAGGTTCCGGAAGTTCCTAAGACGCCGAACACACCGAATACACCGGGAACACCGCCAGAAACACCACCTAGTGTAACACCAAAAGGTTGGTTGGCAATGTTCAATTCACAGGTGAATTATCTTTGGATCTATGCGGGCATTGTTGTTGTACTCGTTACTTCGGGTATGTTAATCAAGCGGAGTAGAAAAACTAGGAAATAGGATTTGAGTTGAGGTTTTAGGTGTATAGAAGAGTGTGGGATAGAGTTATGTCCCACACTCTTTTTTCGTACTACGACTGAACGTTTTTGTCTGAAGTTGTTTTTTTTGATGAGGTGGAAGCATTTCTTCAGTAGCTGATTCACGTCGATCCTTGGGCTTTCCCAGCTTTAGCTGCAGCAGTGATAAGATCAAAAGAAAATCATCGAATAGTCTGCCTATTTGGCAAGATTTCTTTAGCGTTGAATGCTATAATATGCTGTGGAGGAATCAAGATATGAATGAAAATCAATTATCAAAACGTTTAGAACGCGTTGGTGAGCTAATACCATCTGGCAGTCGTCTGGCAGATATCGGTTCCGATCACGCGTATTTACCTGTAGCACTTATGCTTCAAGGAAAAATAGAGTTTGCAGTGGCGGGCGAAGTCGTAAAAGGTCCGTATGACTCTGCTGAAAAACAAGTTCGAAAAAATGGCTTGAGTGAAAAAATAACTGTTCGATTAGCAGATGGTATGGAAGCTGTTACTGCTGAGGATCATATCACGGCTGTTTCCATCTGTGGAATGGGCGGAATACTGATTCGAGACATCCTCGAAAAAGGAAGAGTGACAGAGCATTTATCTGGGCAGGAAGTACTTATTCTTCAACCGAATGTTGGGGAACCTATGTTGAGAAGCTGGTTAATGACACAGAGCTATACGATTATTGCCGAAGATATTCTGGAAGAAAATCAAAAAATTTATGAAATCATTTGCGCGGAGAAGAAAGCGAGTCCAGCAAATTATACAGAAGAGGAGCTGACTTTCGGTCCGTTGCTGCTTCAAAAAAAAGGGATCGTATTTACTAAGAAATGGCAACGTGAGTTGAAACAACGAAGGAATGTTGTGGAGCAGTTGAAAAAATCAAAAGCAGACCAACAGCAAAAAATTGCTGCGTTGGAGCAGGAAATCAAGAAAATCGAGGAGGTATTGAAAGGTGAGTATTAGCGGAAATACCTTTATTGAAAAATTTGAAAGCTATTGCCCTCAATGGCTGGCTGAATCGGGTGATCCAGTTGGACTTCATATAGGAACACTGAACAAAGAAATGAAAACAATCATGGTCACCTTAGATGTTCGACCAGAAGTTGTTGCTGAAGCTATTGAGAAAAAAGTCGATTTGATCATTGCGAAGCATCCACCGATTTTCCGACCGGCAAAGCGATTAGATACGGATCAACCTCAAACGAAAATGTATGCAGAACTTCTGAAAAACGATATTGCTGTCTTTGCAGCACATACGAATTTAGATATCATCGAAAACGGCTTGAATGACTGGTTTTGCGACTATTTAGGTATTCATGACACCACTTATTTAACGAAAACACACACCGTACCCTATAAAAAATTAGCGGTGTTTGTTCCGGTTGATGACGCTAGTGAAATGCGGGCCGCGTTGGGAGAAGCAGGTGCCGGGACGCAAGGTGATTACAGAAATACCAGTTACTCTTTGATCGGCACCGGTCGATTTACACCAGTTGCCGGAGCAAATCCAGCAATTGGGACCCTTGATAAGGAAGAACAAGTTCAAGAGGCGAAGATCGAAGTGATTTTTCCTGAAACCTTGGAAAAAGCAGTGCTGTCTGCGATGTTAGCAGCACATCCTTATGAAGAACCGGCATTTGATGTCTATACGATCGATAATTTAAAAAAGGAGTATGGTTTGGGAAGAATTGGTGATTTGGCCGAACCTGTGAAGCTCTCTACTTTTGTTGAGAAAGTCAAACAAACCTTTTCATTGGAGGGCTTACGATTGGTCGCTGAGGATGAAGAAAAGGAAATCCAGCGCGTAGCAATTTGCGGTGGCAGCGGTGAGAAGTTTTATAAAGATGCATTGGGGAAAGGTGCCGATGTTTATATTACTGGTGATGTCTATTATCATACGGCACATGATATGGAAGCAGAAGGCCTGACCGTGATCGATCCGGGCCATCATATTGAAGAATTGTGTATGCCTGAGTTGGTCAAACTATTCAATCAATGGAAAAAGGTCTATAATTGGGATGTAACGTTTATACAGTCTGAAACAAATACGAATCCATTTAAATTTAGATAGGAGTAATTAAGATGTACGAAAATTTATTGCCTCGATTTTTAAGCTATGTAAAAACAGAAACTCGGTCAAACCCAAAGAGCACGACCACTCCCTCAACAGAAACGCAGATTGCTTTTGCGCAGACACTGAAAAAGGAATTGGAAGAGTTGGGGATGTCTGATGTTTTCTATAATGAAAGCAACGGTTTTGTTATCGCGACATTGCCGGCGAATACGGAGAAGTCTGTGCGCACGATTGGCTTTATCGCTCATATGGACACAGCCGATTTCAATGCAGAAAATGTTCATCCGCAAATCGTGGAAAACTACGATGGGGAGTCAACAATCAAGCTAGACAAGGATGGCAAGTACACATTAAATACTAAGGACTTTCCAAATTTAAAAAATTATGCTGGGCAAACATTGATTACAACGGATGGAACAACACTTCTAGGTGCTGATGATAAATCAGGAATTGCTGAAATCATGACAGCTATGGAGATTCTTATTAAGAATCCATCGATTGAACATGGCACGATTCGTGTTGCTTTTGGTCCGGATGAAGAAATCGGCGTAGGTGCGGATAAATTTGATGTTGCACAATTCAATGTTGATTTTGCATACACTATGGATGGTGGTCCAGTTGGCGAATTGCAGTATGAGACATTCAATGCTGCACAAGCAGAAATCACTTTTTATGGAAAGAATGTGCATCCGGGAACGGCTAAAAATACAATGATCAATGCACTGCAATTGGCGAATGATTTTCATAATCTGTTGCCGGCAGATGAGGTTCCGGAAAAAACAGAGGGCTATGAAGGATTTTTCCACTTGTTCTCTTTAGCTGGGACACCGGAAGAAGCATCGGCAACGTACATCATTCGAGATCACGATAAAAGTAAATTTGAAGAACGTAAACAGCAAATCACAGATATCCAAGAGAAGATGAATGCAGCGTTTGATCAAGAACGGATTGCTGTGAATATGTTCGATCAGTATTATAATATGAAAGAGATCATTGAGAAGGATATGAGCATTGTTGAATTAGCTAAAAATGCCATGATCGCTTTGAGTATCAAGCCATTGATCGAACCGATTCGTGGTGGAACGGATGGTTCTAAAATTTCTTATTTAGGAACACCAACGCCCAATATTTTTGCTGGTGGCGAAAATATGCATGGCCGTTTTGAGTTTGTTTCCTTACAAGCGATGGAAAAAGCGACAGATGTGATTGTGAAGATCGCTGAGTTAAACGCAAAATAATTTGAAACATAGAGATAGGCTGGAGCTGACTGATTTGGATTGCTCCAGCCTGCCCTTTTTCTGAGAGGAGAGAGTCATATGAAGAAATTCATGGTATTGTTCAATAATACCTCCGGTAATGACGAAGGACAGAAGCTTGCTGAACGATTCAAAGAATATGCTGAAGATAAAGACGACAATCTGACCTGTGATCTTCAAGAAATTGGTCCGGATATTGATGATCAAGAAGCGGTTGAAGCAGCAAGAGAAAAGAAAATCGATAGTCTGATCATTATTGGCGGAGACGGAACAATCAATCGAATGACGGCGGCATTCAAGGATGATTTGTCGCATTTGACTGTTGGAATATTACCCGGTGGTACAGTCAATAATGTAGCACAGGCGCTCAATATCCCTGCAGATTTTGAAAAAGCAGCAGCGATTATACTACAAGGGCATACTCGAGGTGTTGACTATGGTCTGATTGGGCAGCAACATAGTATCGTCAGCACAATGACCATTGGTATTTTGGCAGATACAGCTGCACGCATTACTCAGAAGGAAAAGCAAAAGTATGGTAAACTAATCTTTATCAGAAATTTTTTCAAGTTGTTGATAAAAAAGAAACGATACGATTTGGATATCGTGGTCGATAACGAGCGCTGGCAAGGAAAAACACAGCTTTTGGCATTATTGATGACAAATTCTGTTGGCGGTTATCGAAATTTTGATGCTTCTGCCAAACCAGACGATGGTCTGTTTCATCTAATTATCTTATCCCATATCAACTCATTTCGTCTAATTTTTTATTTACCGAAAATCATGCTTGGAAAAGTCAATGAGCTACCGGATATTGATTATTTGACAGGGACAAAGATAACGATAAAAAGCAGAAAAAATGAAAAAGTTGGGACCAGGGTAGACGGAGATCCATGTGATGATTTGCCGGTAGAACTGGTAATGGTCAAAAAAGGGCTATCGATATTTGCACCGGAAGAGACTTGAGCCCCAAACATCACTTTCTATGATCCTCCGCAGATCAGAGGAAAGCGAGGAAATTATGATAACTGAACGTTTAAACGAACTATTCTGGATTTATTTAATAGGAATCAATTTGTATACACTGATCTTGATGTTTTATGATAAGAGACAAGCTAAAAAGGGAGAGTGGCGAATTCCTGAAAAGCAGATTCTTTTTGCAGGGATTCTTGGTGGAGGTCCAATTGGATTGGTCAGTCAACGCCTGTTTCGCCACAAGACGAAGAAACCGAAATTCTATGTTGCCTTTATTATTGGAAGTGTTGTCTTTTTTGGGATTCTTTATTTCTATTTCACTAATTATCGTCATTAAGGGGAGAGAAGATGAAAAACAAACCAAAATTGAAGATTTTTCTGAACATTCTGCTGATGGCAGTCATGATCGGCGTAGTCTTCTATGTGGTGGATAATTCATTGAGCGATATTATGGCTCAATTATTGAAAACCAGTGCGGTAGTTGCTGTGATGGTCGTTATATTGGGTGTGATTTATCAGTTTGTTGAAGGGCAATCGATTCAGGAAATAGTAAGGAGCTTCGAGCCGAAGTTTACAATGACAGATGGATTTTTTGCTTCTTGTTATGTGGCTTTTTATCGGATTGTTTCTTTTGGAACGGGGACGCTTGTTTCTGAGGTTCTTTTTTATCGGAAAAAGGGCCTGGCCGTTTCTCAGGGGATGGGTGTAACTGCTCTTCACATGATTATGTATAAGTTAGCAGTCGTTTTTTGGGCAGTGCTAGGATTGATTACTCAGTTTTCGGCATTGTATAAAAGCTCTCCGCAAATGATTCCATTTATTTTAGCTGGAATGATTATTACTTTTTTGATTATTTTCGCCATACTTGCTTTGTCCGTCAGTATTCGTCTTCAAGTGATTTTGACTGTCTGGGCAAATAAGTTTATCAAACGTCAAAATCTAAGAGACTGGGTTGATAAATGCAATATTCAGATTTATTCATTAAGGGATACTGTGCAGACGATCATTAAAGATCGCTCGGCTCTGATTCGAATCTTTCTTTGGAATGTTGCAAAGGTCTTCATCTGGCTGTTGATTCCTTATGTGGCTTTAGTTGAACAGCACACAACCATTGATTTATTACAGGTGTTGTCTTTTACTAGCTTTTCTATCGTTTTAGCCGGTGTGATTCCCACACCAGCCGGGATCGGTTCATTTGAGTTTGTCTATTTGCTCTTGTTCAAGCCATTAGTTGGTACAGTCGATGCAGTGTCTTCTTTACTGCTTTATCGTTTCAGTAGCTTTGTCTTGCCATTTTTGATTGGG from Enterococcus sp. 9E7_DIV0242 includes these protein-coding regions:
- the pepT gene encoding peptidase T: MYENLLPRFLSYVKTETRSNPKSTTTPSTETQIAFAQTLKKELEELGMSDVFYNESNGFVIATLPANTEKSVRTIGFIAHMDTADFNAENVHPQIVENYDGESTIKLDKDGKYTLNTKDFPNLKNYAGQTLITTDGTTLLGADDKSGIAEIMTAMEILIKNPSIEHGTIRVAFGPDEEIGVGADKFDVAQFNVDFAYTMDGGPVGELQYETFNAAQAEITFYGKNVHPGTAKNTMINALQLANDFHNLLPADEVPEKTEGYEGFFHLFSLAGTPEEASATYIIRDHDKSKFEERKQQITDIQEKMNAAFDQERIAVNMFDQYYNMKEIIEKDMSIVELAKNAMIALSIKPLIEPIRGGTDGSKISYLGTPTPNIFAGGENMHGRFEFVSLQAMEKATDVIVKIAELNAK
- a CDS encoding lysylphosphatidylglycerol synthase transmembrane domain-containing protein — its product is MKNKPKLKIFLNILLMAVMIGVVFYVVDNSLSDIMAQLLKTSAVVAVMVVILGVIYQFVEGQSIQEIVRSFEPKFTMTDGFFASCYVAFYRIVSFGTGTLVSEVLFYRKKGLAVSQGMGVTALHMIMYKLAVVFWAVLGLITQFSALYKSSPQMIPFILAGMIITFLIIFAILALSVSIRLQVILTVWANKFIKRQNLRDWVDKCNIQIYSLRDTVQTIIKDRSALIRIFLWNVAKVFIWLLIPYVALVEQHTTIDLLQVLSFTSFSIVLAGVIPTPAGIGSFEFVYLLLFKPLVGTVDAVSSLLLYRFSSFVLPFLIGMVYVMQLKRKEIKEEIIAVREESAE
- a CDS encoding tRNA (adenine(22)-N(1))-methyltransferase is translated as MNENQLSKRLERVGELIPSGSRLADIGSDHAYLPVALMLQGKIEFAVAGEVVKGPYDSAEKQVRKNGLSEKITVRLADGMEAVTAEDHITAVSICGMGGILIRDILEKGRVTEHLSGQEVLILQPNVGEPMLRSWLMTQSYTIIAEDILEENQKIYEIICAEKKASPANYTEEELTFGPLLLQKKGIVFTKKWQRELKQRRNVVEQLKKSKADQQQKIAALEQEIKKIEEVLKGEY
- a CDS encoding Nif3-like dinuclear metal center hexameric protein; amino-acid sequence: MSISGNTFIEKFESYCPQWLAESGDPVGLHIGTLNKEMKTIMVTLDVRPEVVAEAIEKKVDLIIAKHPPIFRPAKRLDTDQPQTKMYAELLKNDIAVFAAHTNLDIIENGLNDWFCDYLGIHDTTYLTKTHTVPYKKLAVFVPVDDASEMRAALGEAGAGTQGDYRNTSYSLIGTGRFTPVAGANPAIGTLDKEEQVQEAKIEVIFPETLEKAVLSAMLAAHPYEEPAFDVYTIDNLKKEYGLGRIGDLAEPVKLSTFVEKVKQTFSLEGLRLVAEDEEKEIQRVAICGGSGEKFYKDALGKGADVYITGDVYYHTAHDMEAEGLTVIDPGHHIEELCMPELVKLFNQWKKVYNWDVTFIQSETNTNPFKFR
- a CDS encoding DUF1294 domain-containing protein, which codes for MITERLNELFWIYLIGINLYTLILMFYDKRQAKKGEWRIPEKQILFAGILGGGPIGLVSQRLFRHKTKKPKFYVAFIIGSVVFFGILYFYFTNYRH
- a CDS encoding diacylglycerol/lipid kinase family protein; this encodes MKKFMVLFNNTSGNDEGQKLAERFKEYAEDKDDNLTCDLQEIGPDIDDQEAVEAAREKKIDSLIIIGGDGTINRMTAAFKDDLSHLTVGILPGGTVNNVAQALNIPADFEKAAAIILQGHTRGVDYGLIGQQHSIVSTMTIGILADTAARITQKEKQKYGKLIFIRNFFKLLIKKKRYDLDIVVDNERWQGKTQLLALLMTNSVGGYRNFDASAKPDDGLFHLIILSHINSFRLIFYLPKIMLGKVNELPDIDYLTGTKITIKSRKNEKVGTRVDGDPCDDLPVELVMVKKGLSIFAPEET
- a CDS encoding SpaA isopeptide-forming pilin-related protein, whose product is MNKKWIYSLMAVLIFLQYLAPLPAIAEELTKVNEELTLSGLTVTGETEDTIELKLDGQAKNDQNIPIDKQLTVNGGAKLIVQNGTSSGTIAGAYSVTESGLQLSLPANAQGDFSLSFSIDRRSVASGESFVLTGNNQSVSTTLPIQEEISSSSSEEIESNTTQESTATSESSSTSEETSTSETQSTETSSSIPEKQARADGGNDIRTYFDGGTGTILSSADITFRDKDGNVITGSIPADATAVVHYDWSIPEEIRDQIQPNDHFTFYLPEGVEIAIPHVRELVNDDGTIYGAYSVDSTGKVTMIFNENVTDEFDIKGTFDFFTNFDSGVITTPGEKTITFPEEDNLPPVDVFIKPTTDTSIAKAGKFDKTPNPDSITWTVDVNQAMNKLNDPVVTETWPDGVTLDKDSIKVYKLVMNLDGTINSVGETLTPDQYTIDANGNVTILGETSDAYRVEYVTNVNDSKIPVAGGSVPFKNQASLSDKNDPTKIPAEATVTATYGKLIQKSRNSYDSTNQQFSWTIKYNYGEKDIPKADAVITDTMSDNMELIKESLVIYPITFAANGSEIQQAPLPASAYTIEPNPNGSGFVIKFADDIDGAYKITYKTQVDGIVTGTTPVNNTVNVGTGEGSTGGGNATQQNIIKSLRSVDYTDSTADWRFVVNRNHYTMKNLTITDVFDPVPGMALARPDEGVGGNYELKITSSTGKVLTLGTDYELVVNNYDGSSDYGFDIKFINDYAETTESFTIDYTTKFDISVIDPRDPAKDHFHNKGTVNWVDENNDPHTSSDEKDFEPKPEFSYNAGKSGAYNAQTKTITWTLHTNLSENQLHNATLTDPITGNQEYVPNSLKIYYGHTNPDGTVVKESDDLVNDQMVTIKQPNENNNTLFLQYPNNQKTYYIEFQTTLKDKVVNEAKTYENIANYINNDVSRDVIGQVSVKNGGSHVQKTGAQDPDDPNYVLWNVTINPSLSTLSDVVVTDKPSNNQIVDQESIKLYGTTVAVDGTVTVDHTNVLTEGTDYTVEVITDNATGNQQLVVKLVNEISTAYVMEYRSLISSSATGSTDKVSNQVSITGTGSEQVEDDTNNEVTVEIDHSSGSASGTKGKITLQKTTEDRVVMPGVHFELWNLDKTQLLREGDIDDSGLITFGNLKLGDYLLVETSTLPGYTIPDDLVAGRKITISQATSEERAVPLGVINETAKVYLTKTASDETALAGAVFKLEQKVIDIWQPATGNSTFTTNAQGILEIEELVPGDYRLIETKAPAGYLLDATPIEFTVAKNAENQIPEVDLTMTNYQGSAKLVKESADGQPLANAQFNVIDSSGKTINADPLVSDASGVVTINNLAPGDYKFVEIKAPTGYILNQQEYSFTIADEAVGEPAQVDVGTATNYQGSAVLQKNDRSGSGLSGAQFDIYDATDTKITAAPLVSDTDGKVTIDELAPGSYYFKEVKAPDGYVLNTQTYDFTVPEATTGELPTINVGEAVNYKGNAELTKVNSQGELLAGAEFSVYDKNNQLIKDKLTSDEQGRVQIADLAPGDYKFVETKAPTGYILNQQEYPFTVKDEADGQPELVDVGKAVNYQGSAVLQKNDRSGDGLVGAGFDVYDATDKKITATPLLSDATGKVTIDKLAPGSYYFKEAKAPDDYILNTQTYAFTVPETNNGELATINVGEAVNYKGSAQLTKRNSQGELLSGAEFSVYDEKDQLIQEKIISDEQGLIRISELAPGNYKFVETKAPTGYILNQQEYPFTIVGEAAGELEQVAVGTAINYQGSAVLQKNDRSGNGLSGAQFDVYDATDKKITTTPLSSDTTGKVTIDKLAPGSYYFKEVKAPEGYILNTQTYDFIVPETATGELPTINVGEAVNYKGSAELTKINGQGELLSGAEFSVYDENNQLIQDKLVSNAQGLVRITDLAPGRYYFKETKAPVDDEGKDYVINDYPVFFTVSGTAEGEPEILGLGNFQNFKGKISLTKEGEAAQTIAGAEFTIYRADDQNQEVAERVVTVDESGEIDISNLRPGSYKIVETKAPIGYIINTQPIYFVIQEDSETEPVVDPVTVPNYQISIVAYKLDGDSNEPVRGLAGAEFVVLNGDGTPLDETQKIYDANGEEITENNKLTSDENGRVYASGTAAGTFQLVETKAPEGYILDTTPIFFTVENQAGKPENIQLSLGDINNYKGKFSIEKVNEEGKLLSGGVFHIENENGEKQTVTDLLGNPVTELSANDKGLIAGGGLAPGAYTLVEDEAPEGYIINTTPLSFTIASEVTGELTTENGGVFNGQFVNYTGSAQLIKVDDKNQPLSGAEFTMYDSTGTEIQTVVSDSSGKVTVTDLAPGSYELRESKAPEGYQLSDKSVSFTVSKEASDKPMQLELGNYVNNKVPEVPKTPNTPNTPGTPPETPPSVTPKGWLAMFNSQVNYLWIYAGIVVVLVTSGMLIKRSRKTRK